GATTACGCTGGTGCAGTCAAACAAGGCTCTCGTCTTAAAGTTGCCACCAAGTATGTCAATTGCGCGCGTGAACACTTTGCTAATAAAGGTGTGCATATCGACACTATTCAGCTCTATGGCTCTATGGAGCTTGCGCCTTTAGTTGGCTTGGCTGACGCTATCGTGGATTTAGTTTCCACTGGCAATACACTCAAGGCGAATGGCTTAGTTGAGGTAGAGCCGATTGCTGACATCAGCGCACGTTTAGTTGTTAATCAAGCTTCTTACAAGCGTAAGCGTGCACAGCTACAACCCATTTTTGAGTTGCTAAAGTAATTAACGACCATATAGAAGTCTTCAATCCATGTCTTCATCAATCAACGTTAAGCGTTTAAACAGCAAGGATGCTGGCTTCAGAGAGGTTTTGCTGTCCAGCCTTTCTTTGCCCATGGCTGATGACGAAGCTATTGATACTGCGGTGGTCAAAATTTTGGCAGCGGTAAAAACAAAGGGTGATGAGGCGGTATTGGGTTTTACGAAGCAATTTGATCGCTTAGATGTTGCAGCGGTTTCTGATTTAGAAATTCTCCGTAAGGATTTAGAGCAAGCCTATAAATCTTTATCCGCCGAACAAAAGAATGCGCTTGATATTGCTGCACAAAGAGTGCGGGCGTATCACGAGAAGCAAAAAATTGAAGCGGGTTGCCACTCTTGGGAATATGAAGAGGCGGATGGTACGCGCTTGGGTCAAAAAGTAACGCCATTAGATCGAGTGGGCATTTATGTGCCAGGCGGTAAGGCTGCTTACCCATCCTCTGTATTGATGAATGCTATTCCCGCGAAAGTGGCCGGTGTTGCTGAGGTCATTATGGTTGTGCCCACCCCTGATGGCGCACGCAACCCATTGGTTCTAGCGGCGGCATATCTTGCGGGCGTGGATCGTGTCTTTACGATTGGCGGTGCTCAAGCTGTTGGTGCATTAGCCTACGGCACCAATACGATACCTGCGGTAGATAAAATTGTTGGCCCTGGCAATGCATATGTGGCGGCAGCTAAGCGCAGAGTATTTGGAACTGTGGGTATTGATATGATCGCCGGCCCATCAGAAATCTTGGTACTTTGTGATGGCTCTAGCAATCCGGATTGGATTGCGATGGACTTGTTTTCTCAAGCCGAGCACGACGAGCAAGCGCAATCGATTTTGCTTTGCCCTGATCTAGCCTTTATTGAGCAAGTTCAAGCAAGCATCAACAAATTGCTCTCAGAAATGCCGCGCGCAAAAGTTATTGAAGCATCGTTAACAAATCGCGCATTATTGATTCAGGTAAAAGATATGCAGGAGGCTTGTGAGATAGCCAATGCTATTGCAGCAGAACATTTAGAAATTTGCGCCCTCGATCCGCGTAAGTGGGCGGATCAAATTCGCCATGCTGGCGCAATCTTTATGGGTAACTACACCAGTGAGTCACTCGGTGATTACTGTGCTGGGCCCAATCACGTATTGCCAACCGCACGCACTGCGCGCTTCTCTTCACCTCTGGGTGTTTATGATTTTATTAAGCGCTCTAGCATGATTGAGGTGAGTGAGGCTGGCGCTCAAACGCTGGGCGCGGTAGCGAGCACATTAGCTCATGGCGAAGGCCTGCAGGCCCACGCGCGTGCAGCTGAGATGCGTCTTAAAAAATAATCTAAAAATTTATTCGCTGTTTGATTAAGCGAGGATTTCTTTTAAAGCGGCGACGAGTTCGCCGCTTTGCTCATCTGTGCCAATCGTAATACGCAAGAACGCATCTATACGTGGTGACTTGAAATGGCGCACGATGATGCCGCGATCCCGCAATGCCTGATATAGCTTGGCGCCCGCATGCGTAGGATGACGAGTAAAAATAAAATTTGCAGTAGATGGCAGTGTTTCAAAGCCTAAGGCGCTTAACTCAGTTACTAATGAGGTGCGAGTGTTGATAACTTTTTTAGAGGTTTTCTCGAGATGTGCTTGATCTTCAATTGCAGCTATTGCTCCCGCTTGCGCTAGTCGACCGAGTGGATAAGAATTAAAACTATTTTTTACACGCTCTAGACCTTCAATTAAGGTAGGGTGACCAACAGCAAAACCAACTCGAAGTCCTGCTAGTGCTCTCGATTTAGAAAGTGTATGCACTACTAAAAGATTTTCTGGGCAAGCAGCACCTTGTAAAAGTGGGATGCAAGATTCTGTACCGTAATCGACATAAGCCTCATCAATGACTAGTACTGAATCTTTGTTGCTTGCAAGGAGTGACTCAATTTCTGAGCGCGGAATAGATCTACCAGTTGGCGCATTAGGATTGGGGAAAATAATTCCTCCATTAGGCGCTTTGTATTGAGTTGTATTGATCTCAAAGTGATCACCTAGCGGCACAGTTTTATAGTCAATGCCAAAGAGTTTGCAGTACACCGGATAAAAGCTGTAGGTGATGTCTGGAAAATGAACGGGTTTACTTTGTTTGAGTAGGCCGGCAAAAACATGAGCCAGCACCTCATCCGAGCCATTACCTAAAAAAACCTGATTTGGGTTCAATCCATGTAACTTTGCGATTGCTTGCTTAAGGGCAACGCCCTCAGGGTCTGGGTAAAGGCGCAAATCATCGTTATTTTGAGCCTCAATTGCAGCAAGCGCCTTGGGCGAGGGTCCGTATGGACTTTCATTGGTGTTGAGCTTAACCAACCGCTGCATTTGCGGCTGCTCCCCCGGGACATAGGGGGTTAGGGTTTGAACAACGGGGCTCCAAAAACGGCTCATGAGGGTACTCGGGTCAAAAATCACAAGGAAAATGCTGCAGCATCCATATTTATATTGCTTCTAGGAATGATATTATGAGGCTTCAATCAACACTTCGCCTCGCGGCGCAATGAAGCATGCGGCAAGCCGACGTTACCCGAAACACTTCGGAAACCAAAATTCAGATTTCCATCAATTTGGATGGTACCGGTAAGGCTCAGCTAGCCTCCGGCGTTCCTTTCCTGGATCATATGCTGGATCAGATTGCCCGTCACGGCATGATTGATCTCAAAGTGGTTGCGCAGGGCGATACCCATATTGATGATCACCACACCGTTGAAGATGTCGGCATTACTCTAGGCCAGGCCTTTGCCAAGGCTGTAGGTGATAAAGCTGGCATTACACGTTATGGCCATTCTTATGTGCCCTTGGATGAAACTTTGTCTCGCGTTGTGGTCGACTTCTCTGGTCGTCCAGGACTTGAGTTCAATGTTCCATTTACTCGTGCTCGTGTAGGTGACTTTGATGTTGATCTCAGTATTGAGTTCTTCCGTGGATTTGTGAATCACGCCGGCGTTACTTTGCATATCGATAATTTGCGCGGTATCAATGCGCATCACCAGATTGAGACCGTATTTAAAGCCTTTGGCCGTGCGTTGCGCATGGCCTTGGCGCTTGATCCACGGGCATCCGGATCTATTCCCTCAACTAAAGGAAGTCTGTAATCTAGACCTCTTTTAGTTGCTCAGCAGACAACAGTAGACAACAGGTAAATTTTGGCGCAAACCATTGCGATCGTTGATTACGGAATGGGTAACCTTCGTTCCGTTTACCAGGCATTCCATCACGTTGCGCCTGATGACAATGTATTGATTGCCCATAAGCCTGAAGAAATTCGCTCTGCCGATCGCGTTGTTTTGCCGGGTCAAGGGGCGATGCCTGATTGCATGAAGCACCTTGAGGAGTCTGGTTTATTGGAGGCCTTATTAGAAGCCTCTAAAAACAAGCCACTTTTGGGCGTTTGTGTTGGTGAGCAAATGTTATTTGATCAAAGCGCTGAAGTGCGCGCAAATGGAGTTGATCATTGGACGCCTTGTTTGGGTTTAATCCCTGGAGAAGTTCGTCGCTTTGAGTTGGCAGGCAAAAAGCAGGCTGATGGGTCTGCTTATAAAGTGCCGCATATGGGCTGGAATCAAGTACGCCAAGACCGTAAGCACCCTCTATGGGTCGGTATTCCGGATTTAACGAGCTTTTACTTTGTGCACAGCTACTATGTTGTGCCGCAGCGCAGTGAAGACACTGCTGGCTCTACAGAATATAGCGATTGGTTTACATCTGCTGTGGCAAGGGATAATATTTTTGCTACACAATTTCATCCTGAAAAAAGTGCAGAATACGGATTAAAGCTTTATCAAAATTTTGTTTCTTGGCAACCTTAAAAATTTTTAACCTATTGTTATGCTGCTGATTCCCGCAATTGATCTTAAAGATGGCCACTGTGTTCGACTCGAACAGGGTGATATGGATAAGGCCACAGTTTTTTCTGAAGATCCAGGTGCAATGGCTGCGCATTGGATTAGTAAAGGTGCGCGACGTTTACATCTCGTAGATCTGAATGGCGCTTTTGCCGGCAAGCTAAAAAACGAATCTGCAATTAAATCTATTCTTAAAGCGGTTGGAAATGAGATTCCAGTTCAATTGGGTGGCGGTATTCGTGATCTTGAAACAATTGAGCGTTTATTAGACGACGGAATTAGCACTGTCATTATTGGTACTGCGGCCGTGAAAAATCCTGGCTTTGTACAAGATGCTTGCACTGCCTTTCCGGGTCATGTGATGGTTGGCTTAGATGCAAGAGATGGCAAAGTCGCTACTGACGGCTGGAGCAAGATTACAGGGCATGAAGTGGTTGATCTTGCTAAGAAATTTGAAGACTGGGGCGTTGAAGCCATCATTTATACCGATATTGGTCGGGATGGCATGCTCAAGGGCGTTAACGTTGAGGCTACGATGAAGCTAGCGCAAGCCATTCGTATTCCGGTAATTGCCAGTGGCGGCCTTTCCAATAACCAAGACATCGAAGCCTTATGCAAAGCTGAGGAAGAGGGTGTGATGGGCGTGATTGCTGGGCGCTCTATTTATTCAGGCGACCTTGATCTCGCCGCCGCTCAAAAATATGCTGATGAGCTAACGCTTAAGTACGCAAAGAAAACTATCTAGTGTTAACCAAAAGAATTATTCCCTGTTTAGATGTCACCGCAGGGCGCGTGGTTAAGGGTGTAAATTTTGTTGGGTTGCGTGACGCAGGTGACCCAGTAGAAATCGCCAAACGTTATGACACTCAGGGTGCAGACGAACTCACTTTTTTAGATATCACTGCGACCTCTGACGGACGTGATCTGATTTTGCACATCATTGAGGATGTGGCATCGCAAGTATTTATCCCATTGACAGTTGGTGGTGGTGTGCGTGCAGTGGCTGATGTGCGGCGCCTGCTTAATGCTGGCGCAGATAAGGTCAGCATGAATTCATCTGCGGTTGCTAACCCCGATTTAGTTTCTGATGCGGCTGCATATTATGGTTCGCAATGTATCGTTGTCGCAATTGATGCCAAACAAACCGAGGCTGGTAATTGGGAAGTCTTTACGCATGGCGGTAGAACTGCTACCGGCATGGATGTAGTGGAATGGGCGACAGAAGTGGCTAAGCGCGGTGCCGGCGAAATTCTGCTAACCAGCATGAACCGTGATGGCAGTAAAGATGGTTTTGATTTGGCATTGACTGCCGCCGTTAGTGATGCAGTGTCTGTGCCTGTAATTGCCTCTGGTGGAGTGGGAAATCTTCAGCACTTGGTCGATGGCATTACAAAGGGCCATGCCGATGCGGTTCTTGCTGCCAGCATTTTTCACTACGGTGAATACACGGTGGGACAGGCAAAAGAATATATGGCGGCCCAGGGAATCCCAGTCCGCATTTAAGTTGTATCAACACTTTGGCAAGATTTCCAAAGCCCTCAAGATTCCCTGTAAAGTTCAGATATGAGTCAAATTACATTTCAACCAATTGAATCTATGCAACCCGGTCAGTGGCTCGATGCTGTTGCCTGGAATGAGCAAGGTTTAGTTCCGGTGATTGCCCAGGAAGTTGGTAGCAAGGACATCTTGATGATGGCCTGGATGAATCGCGATGCTTTATTGGCTACCTTACGTTTGGGCGAGGCCGTTTACTGGACACGTTCCAGACAAAAGCTTTGGCATAAAGGGGAAGAATCTGGCCATACCCAAAAGGTTAAAGAAATTCGCTTAGATTGTGACGGGGATACGATATTGCTCTTGGTTGAGCAAAAAGATGGGATTGCCTGTCATACAGGTGAGCATAGCTGCTTCTTTTTGCAATGGGATTCCGCTAAATCAGCTTGGGTTGATGAGTCCAAATCAAAGAAGTGAATCTTCTGAATAAACAACATAAAATACCTAGATGACTAGCGCTGCAAATAAACCCTCTTCTTTAGACTCTGGATTGGCTCACTTGGCTGACGTGGTAGATCAACGTCGAGACGCTTTCAAGGCGGGTCAATCCGATCCCAAAACTTCTTATACCGCTTTGCTCTTTTCTAAGGGTGATGACGGCATCTTAAAAAAGATTGGTGAAGAGGCAACCGAGGCAGTAATGGCGGCCAAAGACGCCCGCAATTCTAATTTGGCGGCTGAGCAGCAAAAACTCTTGGTCGGCGAAATGGCCGATTTATGGTTTCACTGCTTAATTGCACTCTCGCAATTTAACCTGCGACCAGAAGATGTGATTAGCGAGCTTGACCGTCGATTGGGCACTTCAGGGATTGAAGAGAAGGCAGCCAGAAAAGCCGCCGGCAAGGAGTAGTCATGTCGCACGACCCCAATTGCTTGTTTTGTAAGATTTCTCAAGGATTGATTCCATCCCAGAAGGTTTATGAGGACGAAGAAATTTTTGCTTTTAAAGATATCAACCCGGCTGCACCGGTGCATTTTTTGATGATTCCTAAAAAACACATTCCCATGTTGGAATCCACGGAAAGCATTGATGCGCCATTGCTGGGTAGAATGATGGAATTAGCACCCCGTCTTGCCAAAGAGCAGGGCTGTCGACCTGGAAAGGATGGCGGCTTTCGATTGATGGTAAATAATGGGGTAGATGGTGGGCAGGAGGTTTATCACTTGCACCTGCATGTGATGGGCGGTCCGCGCCCCTGGAAAAAATAATCCAAGGAGATTAAAGATGGGTTCATTTAGCATTTGGCATTGGTTAATTGTTTTGGTCATCGTGATGTTGGTATTTGGTACCAAGAAATTGCGCAATATTGGCCAAGATTTAGGTGGAGCTGTAAAGGGCTTTAAAGACGGCATGAAAACTTCTGAAGAGCCTAAAGAGCAAATTCAGCAAAGTGCTACATCTACTGAAAAAACAGTTGATGTGCAAGCTAAAGACGTCAACAAGTAACCATTGATAGCGCAGATAGAAACTCATGCGGTTCTTAGTTAGCTTGTTCAGATGATTGATCTTGGAGTTTCAAAGCTTGCGCTGATTGCTGTGGTTGCTTTGGTCGTAGTTGGACCAGAGCGCTTGCCCAAAGTAGCTCGTATGGCTGGAAATTTATTTGGTCGCGCTCAACGCTATATGGCTGACGTTAAAGCTGAAGTGAGCCGCCAGATGGAAGTTGAGGAGTTTAAAAAATTCCGCGAAGAGAGTGCCACCACTCTCAAAGAAGTCGAAAATAGCATTCACTCGACTGTACAAGAGGCTAGCTCAAGCCTTAGTGATCAAGCCGATATCTTCGAAACCAGCTTTGAAAAACCCCCGCTTGATGAAAGCGAAGTGCTTCGCAAGACGAAGCGGCAAGGCCGCAATAGTTGGGGTGTTAGGCGTGCAGCTAGGCCTATATGGTTCAAGCGTTCATCCGGGGTGCGTACGCGCGTGCAATCTGGTGCTGCAAGAATGAAGCGCTTTCATCATGCTGCTGGTAAATAAAAAATAATCTTCGTATGACGCAAAATAATTCCACCGAAGATTCAGGTTTACAAGAAACTTTTCTATCGCATTTATTTGAATTGCGCGATCGCGTAATCAAGGCGGCCCTGGCAATTATTGTTGTCTTCGTCTGCTTGGTGTATTGGGCGCCAGATATTTTTCATATATTTGCGCAACCTTTATTACAGGCCCTGCCTGCTGGCGGCAAGATGATTGTGACAGACGTCACTGGCTCATTTTTTGTGCCTATGAAAGTTACGATGCTGGTGGCATTCTTAATTGCATTGCCTGTAGTGATGTATCAGTTGTGGGCCTTCATTGCGCCTGGACTGTATTTGCACGAGCGTAAATTAATTTTGCCCTTGGTAATCAGTAGCTATAGCTTGTTCATTATTGGTATGGCGTTCGCATACTTTTTAGTATTCCCAACCGTATTTAATTTCATGGCAAGTTATAACGCTCCATTAGGCGCAGAAATGTCTACTGACATTGATAACTACTTAAGCTTTGCGATGACGACTTTCTTGGCGTTTGGTATTACGTTTGAGGTGCCGGTAGTGGTAGTTGTTCTAGTGCGCATGGGCATGGTCCCTTTGGCTAAGCTAAAAGAGATTCGCCCTTATGTGATTGTTGGGGCATTTGTGATCTCAGCGATTGTGACGCCCCCGGATGTGCTTTCTCAACTACTTCTTGCTGTGCCAATGACCTTACTCTACGAACTCGGTCTTTTGATTGCGCGGTTTTATGTGCCCAAGTCTTCTGAGAATGACTCCGAAGATAAAGCGGGCGCTGAAATTTAAGTCATTGACTTAAATTAAGCAGGCTCTGCGTCAGTCGGGGCTTTAGAAAAGGTGCTTGTTAACCAGCTGGTCACTCGATCAAAGCGGTAACGTCTCTGACGCAAATTTCCTTCAATATCCAATTCTGATCCTGCAAATGCTTTGCCCGCGGCCAATAAGGCGCGACGTTGCTGAATCGTTTCAATCTGAATTAATCTGGGCAAAATCTTCGGTAATTCCCAGCGAATATCCACCACCACGCAATGTTCATGTTGTAGCTGGCCTACCTCGCAAAGAAGTAACTCGGCTTTGGTGAAATTGAATTGGTTGGCGATGACAATGCGATGGCATAGCAATAGCCAGTCTTCATCTAGCTTATGTTCCGCATGGTGATTAATGGCTTGTTCAGCGAATTGCGCAAGTTCCAGCCAGTCGTTTGCCTTTGGGTTAGGACAACTCTCTAAAATTTTGCCAAGCAATTCTTTTGCTTCTGGAACGCCCTGTTGATGTGCGTGCCAAACCCAGTAGGATGCTTGCAGGCCGCGTACTTTTTCATCGCTCTTCTCGCGCTTACGCCAGAGATTTGCCCCTTTGCGAAGTTGTGCTTGCGGGTGAGCAAGGTCGGCTGCGCGATCAAAACAGCGATCACTCTCTGTTGCGTTGTATCCAGAAAATTGCGGACGGCGATAGATTTCGCCTAGCGCATACCAAGCATCGCGATCACCATCTTTTGCAGCAAGCTCCAGCCAGTGAGCTGCTTTTTTCAGAGACGCGTTTGGCTTTCCTTCTGTGGAGGCTTCACTGCCATCTAGTTGAGCAAGACGCAAACCAAGCGTGAGTTTTGCAATGGTTAAGCCAAGCTCTGCCGCCTGAGCCAGAGCATCTTCATTCTGCTCCTCAAGCCAGGCATTCCAAAGTGAGGTGAGCGCCTCATTCTTAGGCTGTAATTTAATTAGCAACTCTTTGGCATTCGAAGCAAAAACTGAATCGCTTTCTGCCAATTCTTGCAAATACTGCTTCACTATTTTTTGCAGCCCAGTGAAATCTAGGTGATTAATCTTTTCGAGAGATGTTTTTTCTTTTCTGGTTTTGATCCAATCGACCAGGCTAGATTGGATCTCTTGATTGAGTGGGTTAACCAACAAATTAACTAGTTGCCATTTGGCCGCAAGCTGGATCGCGGAGTCGACATTCTCTTCCGCCAATCTCCAGAAGGTATCCCAACCAAAGCCAAATGCTGGGGAACCAAAGGTCTCAGCTAGCGGGATATTGGCAATTTGGGATACAACATCCAGGATGGCTGGGTTGTAGGCGCTTTGCCCTTCAAGCTTTTGATTTGTAATGGAAAAATAGGATTTCTCTAGCCAAATCAAGGCATTAGCAGGCTGTATAGGGGTTTTAAATGCCCCTGTAAGGTAAGCTTCGGCCAATTTTTGTTGCGCTGATACATCACCCAAGCGGGCTGAACTGAGTATTTTTAAGAATTCGCGACTTGCCATATGACAATTTTGGCATTGCAAGGGCATAAAAGACAGAAAACAAAGGTCTTGTTGCCGAGATACAACGACAAAAGCCAAAAAACTACCTTTTGACAAGCAAAAAGAGGTCCTAAATACCCTTACCCCCAGTCTAGTGGGGCAAAAGAAGCAAAATTCGTAGGTCCCAGTTTTATTTGGGCATTACTTTTAATTTTTGGAGATTTAAAGAATGAAAAAATCGCTATTCGCTCTCGCAGCTACAACAGCTATCGCTGGCGCTGCTCAAGCTCAGTCCAGCGTAACCGTTTATGGTTTATTGGACGCGGGCTATGTTGGTGGTAACAGCAAGACTGTTACTGCTGCTGGTGCAACAACCAAACAAACTGTTAGTGCGTTTGGTCAAAACCAAGAGAACACTTCACGTTTGGGCTTCAAAGGTACTGAAGACTTAGGCGGCGGTTCTTCTGCGTTCTTCACCGTTGAAATGGGATTGACACCACAAAACCCTAACCTCAGCGGCGCATCAACAGGCTGGGACAAGTTGCAAAACAACCAAAACGGTGGCGGATCTGCATTGGATAACCGTCAAGCATTCCTCGGTTTGAAGAAAAACGGTATCGGTCAATTCGCTTTCGGTCGTCAATACACCCCAATCTTTAACCAAGGCGCTGCTACTGACCCTTCACAATATGCAAACGTTGCTGGTAACGTTATCTATTTGAGCCCTGGCATCACTGCTGATGCAAACAGTGGTCAAGCAGCTGGTTATGGCTTTACAAACCGTGCATCAAATGCGCTCACATTCAAGACTGATAACTTTGCTGGTTTCAGCGCTTCAGGTATGTACGCATTGAACAACTCTAACTCTACTGTTACTACTGCGGCTGGTACAACAGCTGGTGGCAATGCTAACTGGAACGGTTGGGGTCTTGCTGCTGACTTTACATGGAAGAAATTGTATGCAACTGCTGCATATCAGTCTTTCAAAACTGCATACACAAACATTCAACAGCAAGCTGCTGCTGAAACTAACTTGAACGGTGCTGGCGTAACTAGCGGCCAGGTTGTTCCTGCTGCCGCTTCTTTGTTTGCTGCACAACAAACTGCTGATAAGCAAACTTATGCTGCTGTTACTTATGACTTCGGTATCTTGAAGGCATACGCTCAATGGATTGGCCGTAAGATTCAAAATGACTACACTGTAACTGCTGGTGCAGCTGGTCAACAGTTGAATCGTACTGCACAGCAGATCGGTGTCCGTAGCTATATCACTCCAACAATCGAGGCTTGGGCTTCTGTTGGTACTGGTAAGGTTAAGGGTCCTATCGCTGCTAACGTAGAGCCATCATCTGTTAACATCTTCGGCTATCAGTTGGGCTCTAACTACTACTTGAGCAAGCGTACAAACTTGTATGCTATCTATGGTCAATCACAATCTACATCATCAGCTTCTTCAACAGCTGGTTCTGGTGCTAGCGTGAACCAATACACAGTAGGCTTGCGTCACACTTTCTAATTTTTGCGGTTAACTAACCGCTTAACTTAGAATTGCAACAAATTAACCACCCCTCGGGGTGGTTTTTTATTTCTGAGTTTTAGTTCGCTTTCTTATAGATTTGCTATGGAATTTAAGATTGTTGCTTGAATCTTATCCAACGGCCAAATACCGCGTTGTTCTTGGCGGATTAATTGGGTGTTGGGGTACCAGGGACTTATTTTCACCTCAGTCATAAACATAAAGTCTGGTGGGTCGGGTAGCAAAAGAAGTGTTTGATTACCCAATGCGCCGGCAAGATGCCCTACAGCGGTATCGATGGAGATAATGAGGTTTAGCTCTGCAATGAGCGCAGCCGTATCTGCAAAGTTATTGAGCAAATGAGAATGTAGGAAAAGGTTTCTTGGACATCCTTTACTTGGAATATCTTCCAAATCCTTTTGTATTGCATGAAATTCGATGGGATATGTCTCCATGGAGTTTATTAAAGAGCATATTTCGTCAAAAGAAACATCTCTTTTATGATTTTTCTTGCCGGCATAGTGACCAGAGCCTGACCAGGCAATGCCCACTCGGAATGGTTTATCTATTGCGGAGGCTTGATTTAATCTGTTTTCCCAGGACAGTCTTTTCTCTGAAGTGGCGAATAAGTAAGGTGTTTGATTCGGAACTGTGTCTAGCGTGGTCCGCAGCGCAAGGGGTAGACTCATTACTGGGCACTGAAATTCTGGCGCGTCCTGTATTTGTTTCTCAAGTGACGAATTGGAGCTAATCACTGCAATCTCGGACCCCAGTGAGCGCATCAGTTCGGTAAGGGAGGGAGGAACTTCAAAAATTACCTTGGCGCCATTTTCTTTGGCGAGAAGCGGTAGGTAGCGACTCATTTGAATGGCGTCACCAAAGCCCTGTTCCGCGTGAATCAAAATGGTTTTTCCTGCCAGCGATTGATTTCCAAGCCATAATTGAATGTTTTGATGCCTCGCATGCTCCGCCATTCCAGAGATGTGCCAGCGCGATTCATAAAGTTTCCATCCCTCTTCGAATTGACCCAAGCGTAATAGCGAAAGCGCTTTATTCCATTGGGCTTGAAAGTTCTGAGGGTTAATTGAAAGAGCTTCAGATAAGTGCGCCAGTCCCAGTGAATATTCTTTAAGCTCATTATGCAGATTGGCTAAACCTATGTGCGCCTCTTCCAGGTGCTGTCCTAGCTTGTGGGCTGTTTCGAAGCAGCTAC
The window above is part of the Polynucleobacter sp. AP-Kolm-20A-A1 genome. Proteins encoded here:
- the hisD gene encoding histidinol dehydrogenase, with amino-acid sequence MSSSINVKRLNSKDAGFREVLLSSLSLPMADDEAIDTAVVKILAAVKTKGDEAVLGFTKQFDRLDVAAVSDLEILRKDLEQAYKSLSAEQKNALDIAAQRVRAYHEKQKIEAGCHSWEYEEADGTRLGQKVTPLDRVGIYVPGGKAAYPSSVLMNAIPAKVAGVAEVIMVVPTPDGARNPLVLAAAYLAGVDRVFTIGGAQAVGALAYGTNTIPAVDKIVGPGNAYVAAAKRRVFGTVGIDMIAGPSEILVLCDGSSNPDWIAMDLFSQAEHDEQAQSILLCPDLAFIEQVQASINKLLSEMPRAKVIEASLTNRALLIQVKDMQEACEIANAIAAEHLEICALDPRKWADQIRHAGAIFMGNYTSESLGDYCAGPNHVLPTARTARFSSPLGVYDFIKRSSMIEVSEAGAQTLGAVASTLAHGEGLQAHARAAEMRLKK
- a CDS encoding histidine triad nucleotide-binding protein, which codes for MSHDPNCLFCKISQGLIPSQKVYEDEEIFAFKDINPAAPVHFLMIPKKHIPMLESTESIDAPLLGRMMELAPRLAKEQGCRPGKDGGFRLMVNNGVDGGQEVYHLHLHVMGGPRPWKK
- the hisG gene encoding ATP phosphoribosyltransferase, whose amino-acid sequence is MKLTLALSKGRIFEETAEILSKVGIVPLEDPEKSRKLIIETTNPDVRLIIVRASDVPTYVQFGGADFGVAGLDVLMEKGADGLYVPYDLNIAKCRMSVAVREGFDYAGAVKQGSRLKVATKYVNCAREHFANKGVHIDTIQLYGSMELAPLVGLADAIVDLVSTGNTLKANGLVEVEPIADISARLVVNQASYKRKRAQLQPIFELLK
- the hisB gene encoding imidazoleglycerol-phosphate dehydratase HisB, coding for MRQADVTRNTSETKIQISINLDGTGKAQLASGVPFLDHMLDQIARHGMIDLKVVAQGDTHIDDHHTVEDVGITLGQAFAKAVGDKAGITRYGHSYVPLDETLSRVVVDFSGRPGLEFNVPFTRARVGDFDVDLSIEFFRGFVNHAGVTLHIDNLRGINAHHQIETVFKAFGRALRMALALDPRASGSIPSTKGSL
- the hisA gene encoding 1-(5-phosphoribosyl)-5-[(5-phosphoribosylamino)methylideneamino]imidazole-4-carboxamide isomerase, whose amino-acid sequence is MLLIPAIDLKDGHCVRLEQGDMDKATVFSEDPGAMAAHWISKGARRLHLVDLNGAFAGKLKNESAIKSILKAVGNEIPVQLGGGIRDLETIERLLDDGISTVIIGTAAVKNPGFVQDACTAFPGHVMVGLDARDGKVATDGWSKITGHEVVDLAKKFEDWGVEAIIYTDIGRDGMLKGVNVEATMKLAQAIRIPVIASGGLSNNQDIEALCKAEEEGVMGVIAGRSIYSGDLDLAAAQKYADELTLKYAKKTI
- the hisF gene encoding imidazole glycerol phosphate synthase subunit HisF, with protein sequence MLTKRIIPCLDVTAGRVVKGVNFVGLRDAGDPVEIAKRYDTQGADELTFLDITATSDGRDLILHIIEDVASQVFIPLTVGGGVRAVADVRRLLNAGADKVSMNSSAVANPDLVSDAAAYYGSQCIVVAIDAKQTEAGNWEVFTHGGRTATGMDVVEWATEVAKRGAGEILLTSMNRDGSKDGFDLALTAAVSDAVSVPVIASGGVGNLQHLVDGITKGHADAVLAASIFHYGEYTVGQAKEYMAAQGIPVRI
- the hisC gene encoding histidinol-phosphate transaminase, which codes for MSRFWSPVVQTLTPYVPGEQPQMQRLVKLNTNESPYGPSPKALAAIEAQNNDDLRLYPDPEGVALKQAIAKLHGLNPNQVFLGNGSDEVLAHVFAGLLKQSKPVHFPDITYSFYPVYCKLFGIDYKTVPLGDHFEINTTQYKAPNGGIIFPNPNAPTGRSIPRSEIESLLASNKDSVLVIDEAYVDYGTESCIPLLQGAACPENLLVVHTLSKSRALAGLRVGFAVGHPTLIEGLERVKNSFNSYPLGRLAQAGAIAAIEDQAHLEKTSKKVINTRTSLVTELSALGFETLPSTANFIFTRHPTHAGAKLYQALRDRGIIVRHFKSPRIDAFLRITIGTDEQSGELVAALKEILA
- the hisH gene encoding imidazole glycerol phosphate synthase subunit HisH, which produces MAQTIAIVDYGMGNLRSVYQAFHHVAPDDNVLIAHKPEEIRSADRVVLPGQGAMPDCMKHLEESGLLEALLEASKNKPLLGVCVGEQMLFDQSAEVRANGVDHWTPCLGLIPGEVRRFELAGKKQADGSAYKVPHMGWNQVRQDRKHPLWVGIPDLTSFYFVHSYYVVPQRSEDTAGSTEYSDWFTSAVARDNIFATQFHPEKSAEYGLKLYQNFVSWQP
- a CDS encoding phosphoribosyl-ATP diphosphatase — its product is MTSAANKPSSLDSGLAHLADVVDQRRDAFKAGQSDPKTSYTALLFSKGDDGILKKIGEEATEAVMAAKDARNSNLAAEQQKLLVGEMADLWFHCLIALSQFNLRPEDVISELDRRLGTSGIEEKAARKAAGKE
- the tatA gene encoding Sec-independent protein translocase subunit TatA, producing the protein MGSFSIWHWLIVLVIVMLVFGTKKLRNIGQDLGGAVKGFKDGMKTSEEPKEQIQQSATSTEKTVDVQAKDVNK
- the hisI gene encoding phosphoribosyl-AMP cyclohydrolase, encoding MSQITFQPIESMQPGQWLDAVAWNEQGLVPVIAQEVGSKDILMMAWMNRDALLATLRLGEAVYWTRSRQKLWHKGEESGHTQKVKEIRLDCDGDTILLLVEQKDGIACHTGEHSCFFLQWDSAKSAWVDESKSKK